AAAATATTAGAATATTATAAATTAAAATTCAAGTTTTGGATATATAAATGGAAAAAAGCAAATCTATCCTGATCACAGGCGGTACTGGCTCTTTTGGTAAAGAATTTACAAAAAGAATTCTTACTCAATACCCCGAGGTGAATAGGCTCGTTATTTACTCAAGAGACGAACTGAAACAATACGAGATGTCGCAAGAATTTCCGGAGAGTAAATATCCGCAGATTCGTTATTTTATCGGAGACGTTCGGGATCGAGATCGAATTTCCCGAGCTCTGGAAGGCATTGATACGGTAATTCATGCAGCCGCTTTAAAACAAGTACCGGCTGCGGAATACAATCCTTTTGAAGCGATTAAAACGAACATTATCGGCGGACAAAATCTGATCGAAGCCTGCATAGATCGCGGAGTCAAGAAGGTAGTAGCACTTTCCACCGATAAGGCTGCGGCTCCGGTGAATCTTTACGGGGCGACAAAACTTGCTTCTGATAAATTATTTGTCGCAGCGAATAATTTCAAAGGTTCTCACGATATTAAGTTTTCGGTTGTGCGTTACGGAAACGTTATGGGGAGCAGGGGTTCTGTAATTCCGTTCTTCTTAAGCAGAAAAAAGGATGGAGTTCTTCCTATCACGGATGAAAGAATGACTCGCTTCAATATCACTCTAAAAGACGGAGTGGACCTGGTTCTATTTGCATTGGAGAATATGTGGGGAGGAGAAATCTACGTTCCTAAAATTCCGAGCTATAGAATCCTAGATGTCGCTGCGGCCGTTGCGCCAGAGTGTAAGACCGAAATTATCGGGATTCGTCCGGGTGAAAAAATTCACGAAGAGATGATCACCGAAACGGATGCGCTCAGTACAATCGAATTTGATAAGTATTTCGTAATACTTCCTTCTTTTAAACCAACTTGGTCGATTGACGAATTTAAGAAGGTGTTTAAAGGTGACTACTGCAAACCTGGCTTTCGCTACAATAGCGGCGAAAATACGGAGTGGTTAAGTGTGGAAGAGCTAAAAGCCCTAATCAAAGACTTTGTATTGGTTTAAATATTCGACTTAAGTTTAACCGACAAAAAGTATGAAGAAGCTTT
This is a stretch of genomic DNA from Leptospira tipperaryensis. It encodes these proteins:
- the pseB gene encoding UDP-N-acetylglucosamine 4,6-dehydratase (inverting) yields the protein MEKSKSILITGGTGSFGKEFTKRILTQYPEVNRLVIYSRDELKQYEMSQEFPESKYPQIRYFIGDVRDRDRISRALEGIDTVIHAAALKQVPAAEYNPFEAIKTNIIGGQNLIEACIDRGVKKVVALSTDKAAAPVNLYGATKLASDKLFVAANNFKGSHDIKFSVVRYGNVMGSRGSVIPFFLSRKKDGVLPITDERMTRFNITLKDGVDLVLFALENMWGGEIYVPKIPSYRILDVAAAVAPECKTEIIGIRPGEKIHEEMITETDALSTIEFDKYFVILPSFKPTWSIDEFKKVFKGDYCKPGFRYNSGENTEWLSVEELKALIKDFVLV